In Gimesia panareensis, the genomic window CTACTTAGGCACACGACATCTGGAGCAGGGTAACTTTGACTTCGCCTCACGCTATTGGGATCTGCTCCTGGAAAGCCGCATTCACCAGTCGCGAATGCAGCCGATCCACTTTCTGAAAGCAGCTGTCTCCTATCAGCAGTCCGGCCAACAGGAAAAAGTCGCGCGGATCCTGGCAGCCCGCAAGAACGCCCACGTCTCACTCGGCGGTAAAACGTTGAGTCTGCCCCAGGCAGTTGGGCAGCTGGCGTTGACTCTGCAGAACATGCCCCGCACCCAGGAAAGCCGCGGCTGGCTGTATGCCCAGGGTAATCCGCAACGGAACCAGTCTGTCGATGCCAGTGTGCCTTATTTCAAAGCAGACTGGAGCCAACCCATTGCCCGCACTGAAAAACACCGGGCGCTGGAGTCCCTGATCAACTGGGAACGCAAACAACAGCGTGAAAATCAGTCGACCGCAGTAGCCAACCTCCCGATTGCTGTGGACAATCTGGTCGTGTACCGCGATTTTCAGGGGATCAGGGCCGTCGATCTGGACTCCGGAAAAACGGACTGGCTGTTTCAGAGCGCCGGAAGCCTCAACCAGTTAATCGACGAGGTGGATGCCCGCACGCCTGGCCATGCTGCCTATTCTCAGAACCTGTCACTGGAAAAATTTTACAGCTGCAATTCCATTTATGGCTCCCTCTCCAGCAATGGACAGGCCGTTTTCGCCGTGGATTATCTGCCCGACCAGTTACCCCCCGTTGAAAGGAACCTGGGACTTCGTCGCTCCAGTGCACAATTCCCCCTGGTTTCTCAGAGAGGCAATCGTCTGGTCGCCCTCCCGGTCAAGTCACCGGAAACCGCTACGGATGGATTAACCACGATCCGTGCCCCTTCCGCGAATGGACAGACTGAAACAATCTTACCCGTCAAACCTCTCTGGACGATATCCGGCTATTATTTCCTGGGGGCACCACTACCGGTGGGAAATTATCTGTATGCCATCGCTGAGCACAACAGCCAGCTCTCCGTCCTCTGCATCAACCCCCATAATGGATCGATCTACTGGAAGCAGGGACTGGCCTATGTCAATCAGCCCATTTTCACCGACCGTGAGCGGTCCTGGCAGCAATGCCCGCTGGCCAGCAGTGAAGGGATCGTTGTCTGCACCACACAAATCGACACGCTGGTGGCCCTGGATGCGACCAACGGAGATCTACTCTGGAACTATTACTATGGCGAAGGCGACCAGTCCCGCCGCATCGCTCAAAAGCGTTACTATCGCCCGGTCAGCTTTGGACACCCGGGCCTGACCAGTGCACCGGTGATCTCCGGAAATCGGGTCTTCTACCTGCCCAGCGGTTCTCCCTACATTCATTGCATTGATCTGAAATCCGGGTTGCCCCTCTGGGAAGAGGTGAATCGGGAGGATGGCGAATACATTGCAGCTGTCGTTGACGACACGGTGCTCGTCGTCGGATCCGACTATTGCCGCGGTCGACATGTGGAGGATGGCAGAGAACTCTGGCACCTGCAGGTCGGGCCGGTTTCCGGCAAAGGATTTCTCTCTCACCATGACTATCTTCTGCCGACCAGAGCAGGGCATGTACTCAAAATCAATATCCCCTCAGGTCGGGAAGTCGGATTTTCCCTCAGTAATTCAAATCAGATCTCCAGTATTCTCAACCACGATTTCAAACAGAAACTCCGACAAGGCGCAGCCTATGCCTTTGAAACCGTCTCCCGGGAAGGACAGGACTCTCAAACCAGTCCCAGTCAGTACGAGTGGGCACCGGGAAATATCATTGCCCATCGCGGGCGGATTATCTCCGTCGGACTCTGGCAGATCGATTCCTTCCCTCAGGCAGAGGCAATGCTGGCCAGATTGCCTGACAAGGCCCCCTCGCTGAACTCGAAACAGAAACAGGCCGACCAGTTACTTAAAGCAGAACTCGAACTCGCCCTGGGCAATCTGACCGGCGCGCAGCTCAGACTGGAATCCCTGCTGTCGGTCAAGGCAGATCCTGCCGTACAGGACCGTTCTGAAGCCCTGCTGCGGGAACTGCTTTATGCCGAACTGAACCGCAGTCATAAAAATGAATTTGAGCTTCTGGGTAAGCTGGAAACCCTGGCACATACACCGCTGGAACGGGGCCGCTTCCTTTCCCGCAAATCAAAATACCTGCTGGACCAGGAAGACTACCACGGCCTGATGCAGGTTGCCGAGGATTTCAAAAAAATCGAGGTCAATCAGCCACTGGCGATGGCCGGGGATACGCATCACCTGGTTACCGTCCAGAGTCTGATCGCAGGTCTGATGCAGAGAATTTCAGACAAAGCGGACCAGAACGATCAGGCAACTCTCAACACAATCATTACCGAAGATCAGCAGTCCTCCCTGCAGGACGCTTCTCCCGCAGCGCTGCAGGCCTTTCTGGATACCTACGGCAGTTGGTCTCAGGCTGTGGAAGTCCGCAGCGTTCTGGCTGAGAAACTGAAACAGGCCGGTCAGGTCCAGCAGGCAGAATTTCTGCTGATGCAGAACCAGGCCCATGCTGATCCCAGTATTGCCGCTGAAGCGACACGCCAGTTGCTGGAACTCTGGGAGTCGGTTGGTCTGCCTCACGAGACGGCTGGTCTCTTGAATGAACTCAACGAAAAATACACAGACGTTAAACTGGAAAATGACCTCACGGGGGGGGAATATGTCCAGCGTTTTAATCGTGGATCCGCCGCCTGGACGATTTTCCAGACCATGCAGCCTCTGCAGCAGAAAGTCACTCACGTCAAAATCAGGCAGAGTGACTCCGGAGCTCCTGTACCGGAGATCGCCGGTACTTACCGAAATTATGAGCGAAAGTTCCTGCCACCACCGGAAATTTCACAGCTCCTGTTAAAACAGGGGTCTCTGCTCAGCGTGGTCAATCGGCACGCCGGTCAGACGATTGGCCAGATCAAGGTCTCGGACCGCATCTCGTATCCCTACCATTCACGTAATACCCGCGTGGGGCATTTCATCCCCCTGGGCAGCAGTCGTAAAATTCATGGAGTCTCGCTGCTGCAGCTTCAGGATGAAATCTCTTCCCCCCTCTGGACGACGGAATTCGATGACTTAAACAACTCTCAATCGCTGTTCTACGTCGGCCCCTCCGGCCCCCGGGTCTGTATCTTTCAGTGGGACAACCGCCTGTTCGGCCTGAACCCCGCCAACGGCAAGGTCCTCTGGGAGCGGAAAAACATTCCCTCCAAATCCGGATTCCTCAGCGATTCCAGCAAAGGGCTCATCGGCGATCAGGAGGCGGTCGTCGCTTTCAGCATCAACCGCACGAACTACGATGTTTACAGTTCCATTACCGGAGAACGGATTCGCCAGGGCGAGCTTGAACTGAATAGCCGTTCCCGGCACGTCTTTGGCCGCAAGCTGTTCTATGAAACGAACTCCACCACGGAAAAACGGGTCCGCCTGTGGGATCCTCTCTCCGACCGTCTACTCCTCGATGAACCGGTTTCCAGCTCCGGTTTCTCGACCCAGATTTCCGACACGGAACTCGCCATTCTGCTGCCTAAAAACAGGCTCAGAGTCCTGAATGTGGAAACCGGGGAGACGGTGATCGAAACCGTAATCCCCGATGAATATCTCAAAAACCTCAACAAATTCATCGGGTTTTCCGATCACGACCGTTACTATTTCAACTTCTCTTACACCACACCGCGTCGGCGGCCACCACAGAACGACTTCTATATCAGCGATTCATTCCTGAATGTGGTTCACATCGATAACGATCTGATGAGCATCGACAAGCAGTCCGGCAAAATCCTCTGGAACCGCAACCTCCCCAAACGCTCCTGGATCGATACGTCGCAATACCGGCTCCCGTTTCTGATCCTGATGAGTAAAATCCGCACAGAATCCCGCACCCGCAGTTATTCCTTCCTGTTCGAAATTCTCGATGCGAAGACCGGAAAGACAATCGGCTTCAAGGATAACCTGCTTAAAGACACCATCCTGCAGATGCAAATTGACCCGCGGTTCAAGAAAATGATCCTGCAGGGAATGCACAGTGCCGTGGAGATTGACTACAACAACCCAACCCGGGCACTGGATCAGCTGCTTGACTCTCCTTTGTAGCCTGAGCCACTATGGCCAGGGGAAAACCACCGTCAGAAACCGACTTTCCGGACCTGGAACACCAGAAATCCAGGAATACAGCCACCGCCGTTCCCCGGATACTTGACCCGAACCCGTCCCCGGTTTAGGCTGTCATTATCACAGCTTCGCGGCTGTCGTATAATGGTATTACCCCAGCTTCCCAAGCTGGTGACGAGGGTTCGATTCCCTTCAGCCGCTTTTCTTTCCACTGCCTGGCCAGGCAATGCTTTCGCCGCTTCTGCACACCGTCGAAGGGCCGCCTAGCTCTTGACCTGCTGCTGATCCTCGTCACGAATCTGGGCCAGTTGCTTTGAAACGGCAGAGAAGGGGACCTCGTGGGGCATTTTCCCGGAAGTCGCAGCGACGGCTGACGCGACACCCGCCGCTTCTCCCATCGCAACTGCATTCCCTGTAACCCGATAGCTGCTGTGCGCGATAAAATCGCCGCTGATACAGCGTCCCGCCATCATCAGTCCATTCACATCCCGGGCAATCAAAGCCCGCAGGGGAATATCATACGGCTTCGATTTGAACGGTTTCTTTTCAATCGCTTTCGTCTTTCCCGGATTGGTGGAATGCACGTCGATTCCAAACCTTACGTGGCAGATCGCATCATCAAAGCGAGCCCCGTTTTTGAGATCTTCGCTGGTCACGTAATAGCGTCCCAGAATACGTCGTCCTTCACGCGTTCCGATCTGTTCGGCTGTCGCGATAATTTCCAGGTTCGTCCAGGGATCTCCCAGTTTTTTGAGACTGTTAACCAGCTTGTGCACTTCACGTCGCGCCTGCAGTGTCGCATCAGTCACGTGGGCGGCATCGATGGAAAGTGTCCCGTATTCATGGTTGGCCATCATCGCAAACAGTCCGTCCCGGACACGGAAAATGGTGGGACCGCCATAAGAGGGGTCTATGCCGGCCCGCTGAAATTCTGCCAGCAGGTTCTTCTTCGGGTTCCCCAGCTTGCGGGGCTCGGCATCACCACGGACAAACGCCGCGATCCCGTCAGTAGTCACACCGGTCAGCAGTACCATCAGGCTCATCGGCTGAGTCAGTCCGGTTCCGGGCTGGCCGAATTCATAGCCACAGCCGGCCTGCGCCGCCATGTCTCCATCACCAGTACAGTCAATGAATGACTTCGCCCGCCAGGCCTGTCGACCGGACTTTGATTCGGTGACGATCACCGACAGGCGATTATTGATGTCCGTCACCGCACCAACCACGCGGGTATGCAGCTGAATTTTCACACCCGCTTCGAGCAGGAGATCTTCCAGCAGCAGCTTGGTTTTCTCGGTGTCATACGCCACGGAACCGTTATTCAAGACATTACTGGCACCGCGTTCTTCGAGCTTGTCCAAAATCTCATGCATGATCCCCGGCTTATTCTGGGCATCGATAATCAACGTTAGCGCACCGGCCGTCCAGACACCTCCCACACAGCCATTCACTTCCAGCAGCCTGGTTTTCGCCCCACTGCGGGCGGCAGCCAGAGCAGCGGCGAAACCGGCCGGTCCACCCCCACACACAATGACATCGTCTTCTTCCTCGATGGGAATGTTCCGTGCCGCTTCGTGAAAGACTTTCCCGTCCGGAGAAACCCAGCCCCGGGTGCGGACATGTTGTGCAGTCGAATTCCAGACCGACTGACCACCTCCGTCCAGAAGCAGCGTATTCGAAGGTCGCGTCACGCCATCGACAAGCGGCTGTTTGTCGGCCGCGCTGGCTGCTCCTGTCAGAAAAGCGGCAGTTCCACCAGCCAGATATTTTCCAAAATCGCGGCGGTCTATCTTTTTGTCTGCCATGTCAGGCTCCTCTTTCAGCTGATGTCTGGTTGCAGTTGAAACGGTGCAGGCTCTTATCCCTGAATGCGCCGTTGAACTTCCGACACGATGTCGTCGATGGGAACGCGTTCCTGTTTCAGCGAATCGCGATCACGCAGGGTTACACAGTTATCCTGTTCGGTCTCCCCATCCACTGTCAAGCAGAAAGGTGTTCCGATCTCATCCTGACGACGATAACGCCGCCCGATCGCGCCCTGCTGATCGTAAACCGCCTGGATCCCGGCTTTCTTCAGTTTCCCGTAAATGTCAGCTGCCACTTCCGGCATGCCCGCTTTTTTGATCAACGGGAACACGGCCGCTTTGACCGGCGCCAGTTTGGGATGGAACTGCATCACTGTGCGGGACTGCATTTTTCCATTCTCATCGGGCTGCTCGTCTTCGTAGTACGCTTCGCACAGGAATGCCAGCGTCGCCCGGTCCGCCCCGGCAGCCGGTTCAATCACGTGCGGAATGAACCGTTCGCGGGTCTGATCGTCGAAGTAAGTCAGATCTTTTCCGCTCCCTTTGTACTTGGGCTGACCATGCTCATTCTTTTCGACCACCAGCTGATCGCCTTCACGAACCAGCTTCCCTTCCATGTGTGAACGCAGATCGAAATCGCCACGATGGGCAATCCCTTCCAGCTCTCCATACTCGTTCTCTTCCATGAAGGGGAATGCATACTCCACATCCGCTGTCCCCACGGAGTAGTGGGCCAGCTCTTCCTGCGTATGGTCGCGGAGAATCAGATTCTCAGGGTTAATCCCGTGCTTGATGTACCAGTTGTACCTGCGATCGCGCCAGTACTTGTACCATTCGAAGGATTCATCCGGATGACAGAAGAATTCCATTTCCATCTGTTCGAATTCGCGCGAGCGGAAGGTGTAGTTGCGCGGCGTAATTTCGTTCCGGAAACTTTTTCCGATCTGGGCAATCCCGAATGGAATCTTCACGCGTCCACTGTCGACCACGTTTTTAAAGTTGACGAACATCCCCTGGGCCGTTTCGGGACGCAGAAAGGCAGTTCCTTCCTCGCCTGACAGCGCGCCGATGATCGTTTTAAACATCAGGTTAAACTCGCGGGGTTCGGTCAGTTCTCCCCCCGTTTCGGGACAGCGGGCTTCCAGCTTGCCGGTTGCAGGAATCCCTGAATCTGCCAGCATTTTGGCGTATTCCATCAGATTGCAGACGGAAATCTGTGGCGTTTCGCTGTTGGAGAGATTGTTCTCTTTCTCATACTCGGCAATCGCTTTTTCCAGACGCTTCCGTTTCGTTTTGGAAAGTCCTTCCTCGCCAATGTCCGCCATGTACGTTTCACAGGCGACCGGCTTCTCGTCGGACGCATAGGCGACCGCGACCGAAACATGGTCTACGCGGAACCGAGCCTTGGACTCTTTGGAATCGACCATGAAGTCATGAAACAGATCGAAGTGCCCGGAGCTTTTCCAGACGCTGGGATGCATGATGATGGTGGTCTCCACTCCGGTCATGCCAAACGGCTTGGGTGCCCCTTCCGGCGTGATCAGCTCATTGTGCGTCGTGATCATGTCCGACCACCAGGCCTCCCGCACATTCCGCTTCAGTTCGACTCCCAGTGGGCCGTAATCCCAGAATCCCTGTAATCCGCCATAGATCTCGGAAGACTGAAAAACAAACCCGCGTCGCTTACACAACGCCACAATTTTTTCCATCTCTTTTTTCATCGATTTGGTCTTTCCATTTTGTCTTATTCAGACATGCTCAATTTTTGATTTAACAGGAATCAGCTTGAGAATCGTATGTTTCAGCCGGCAGAAAACGTAATCAGGCCGGTCTGGTGATTAAATTCAGGAACCTTGGAAATCAGGCCACGCTGGGAACATAGCCGAATATCCTCTTCAAAGCCACGCCGAATCAGGTTGCGGCCTCCCAGGCTGGCGCGGACCCCCTGAAGTAAACCGTCAGGCTGCTGGATCTGTGTCCGGTAGTGATCGATCACGATCCGCGTGCAATCGTCCAGAACCAGTTCGGTTTCGCACTGATCTACCAGCTCCGCCGCGATCGCACCGGCACACAGACAGTCTTCTCCGGTGACGACCCCATCCGTCCCGGCACAGACCAGGTAGATCAGCCCGTCACTCTCTCGGAGAATTTCCAGCAGTACATCCAGATTGATAAAGGCGCCGATCAGGATCCGACGCGCCTGAATGGCCCGCTTGAGCGCCCGTGTTCCGTTACTAGTGGTGAAGACAATCTGTTTGCCTCCCACCACCTCAGCCGGATAGCGGGCAGGGGAGTTGTCCAGATCGAAGCCTTCAATCTGAATCCCCCCTCGTTCGCCTCCCAGTAGAACCTGCTCACCTTCCGACCGCATTTGTTCTGCCAGCGCGCGGGCTTCGTCGATCTCCTGGCACGGAATGATCGCCTCGGCCCCGGAATTCAGCGCATACGTCATCGTGGATGAGGCACGCAGAATATCCAGAATCACAGCCACACTCCCTGAAAACTCTTCAGGTTGTGACAAGACAGGCAAAAAGCAGGTTCGGATCTCGGCAGGCATGGCTCGTTAGTCGGTCGCGCTTTCCTTCACTTGAACAACAGGACTCAACGAGCCTTGTCGGAAATATCCTTGCGGCACCAGGCACCATCCCAGCGGATACATTTCACTGCCTGATAGGCTTTGAGTTTGGCATCGCTGATCGAATCGCCAATCGCCGTCACTCCCAGTACGCGTCCGCCATCGGTCACGACCTGATCATCCTTCATCTTTGTCCCCGCATGGAAGACTTTCGTATCCGACAGCGCTGCAGCTTCTGCCAGCCCCCGAATGACTCTCCCTTTTTCGTAATCACCCGGGTAGCCCTCGGAAGCCATCACCACACAAACGGTGGGGCGTTCGTCCCACTCCAGTGGATCGATGTCATCCAGACGTTCTTCGGCAGCCGCCAGTAACAGCTGACCAAGATCAGTTTTAAGCCGCATCAGTACCGGCTGGGCTTCGGGATCACCGAACCGCACGTTGAATTCCAGGACTTTCGGTCCCTGATTGGTAATCATCAGGCCCGCATAGAGAATCCCGTTGAAGGGACGCTCTTCGATTTTCATGACATTCACCATCGGAACCAGGATCTTTTCGATGATCTCATTCATCAATGATTCGGTCACCAGCGGTGCAGGGCTGTAAGCTCCCATGCCTCCCGTATTAGGTCCCTTGTCTCCGTCGTAGGCGGCCTTGTGGTCCTGTGATGTTTCCAGCGGGATGATCGTAGAACCGCTGACGATGGCCAGAATACTGACTTCCTGGCCGATCAGCTTTTCTTCGATAATTACGGTTTTACCCGCATCACCGAACTCTTTGATTTTCATCAGCGACTTGATGGCGTCCAGTGCTTCCTGTTTGGTATCACAGATCAACACCCCTTTGCCCGCGGCCAGACCATCGGCTTTGATCACCAGTGGCTGTTCTTCGCGGTCTTCGATGTACGCCTCGGCTGCTTCGAAGTTGTTGAACGTTTCCGATTTCGCTGTCGGCACATTTGCCTTCCACATCATCTGCTTGGCAAAGGATTTACTCCCTTCCAGTTCCGCAGCCGCTTTAGAAGGACCGAACACCGGAATTCCTTCCGCACGCAGAGCATCAGACATGCCTGCTACCAGAGGAACTTCGGGACCGACGACCGCCAGACCGATTGACTCTTCTTTGGCAAAGGCGACCATGCGGGGGATATCCGAGACACTGATATCCACATTTGTTCCGTCCAGCTGCGTGCCTGCATTACCGGGTGCACAATAGACCTGGGAGACGGATTCCGACTGGGCCAGCTTCCAGACCAGAGCATGCTCACGGCCTCCCTGGCCAATCACTAACACTTTCATCGTTCTATGTTACCTGCTTGTTATTCAACATCTTAAAATCAGGGAGCCAGTTCTGTTCCGACTGACTCCAACTGAACTAGCATCTCCGCGGTCTTGTGACCACCTCTGAATCCAGAGCAGGACGACTCCTGCGTCATCGAGAGATGCTCTCTGTATGAGGGTTTCCAACAGCAGTGGAGTATATCAGCACTGTTTTGCCCCTAGTAGCATCGGTTCCCGAATTTTAGATTTTGCTCCTAAAAAGCTGCTTTTCTCCTGAGCTGCAGACGAAATCCCTTTTGATTTCTCATAAAGTTTGTTCAGAAATCACATCCCCTGGAGCAGTCTGGCCGCCCCGTTGGACGAAACCGCCTTGAGACTCTATAATGTTCCATTCGACCCTGATCCCCTGTCTGGAGGAGACCCTGCGCCATCGCAGCTGAACCCCCGCCACCCACTGGCTGTCACAGCAGAGAAGATCATGGTATAACGTACGGACTCTGAAATTAATCTTATCGTACGATTCCTGTAGAGTATTGACTTAAAGTGAATCGGCAAAAAGACTTTTAACCTTTTTTATTCTCTGGAGATTTTAAAGTGTTTGATACTGTCGCCATCATTGGTGCCACCGGTGCCGTCGGGCACATCATGCGGAAACTGCTGGAAGACCGGAACTTCCAGGCTAAAAATTTTCGATTTCTGGCTTCGGCCCGATCCGCAGGCAAAACACTCGAATTTCAGGGAAAAACTTACACTCTGGAAGAGCTGACCAAAGATTCCTTCGAGGGAGTCGAACTGGTCATTGCCTCGACTCCTGATGATGTTGCCGCCGAATTCCTGCCCTCGGCAGTCGAAGCCGGCGCCATCGTGATCGATGAATCTGGCTACTGGCGGATGAAGCCGGAAGTGGCGCTCGTGGTTCCGGAAATCAACCCCGAAGCCGCCCTCGAAGCCAAAGGGATCATCGCCAGCCCTAACTGTTCGACCACGCAGATGGTCATGGCCCTGAAGCCGCTGCACGATGCTTCGCCCGTCAAACGGGTTATCGTCAGCACCTACCAGGCGACCAGTGGTGCAGGAGTGGCCGGCACCAGCGATCTACTGGAAGGTTCCCGGGCCTACCTGGAAGAAAAAGACTACGAATACCAGGTCTTTCCGCACCCGATCGCCTTCAATGCCATCCCCCAGATCGGCAGTGAAAAAGAAGAGGGCTACACCAGTGAAGAAATGAAAATGGTGTATGAAACCCGCAAAATCCTCGGCGATGAATCGATTCAGGTCAATCCGACGTGCGTCCGCATCCCGGTCGCCAACTGCCACAGCGAAACGATTACCGTCGAAACCGAACGTCCGATTTCACCCGAAGAAGCCCGCAAGCTCTTCTCCGATTTCCCCGGAATCACGGTGGTGGACGACCTGCAGAACCTGTCGTACCCTCTGCCGTCTACCTGTGATGGAAGTGACGAAGTCTATATCGGACGGATCCGCCGCGATATTTCGAATCCCAACGGGCTCACCTTCTGGTGCGTCAGCGATAACCTGCGGAAAGGTGCTGCTACCAATGCGGTTCAGATCGCAGAACTGCTGGCCAAACATAAAGCCTGCACTTAAGCAGGCCCCTGGTCGCCGCTTTCGTCTTCGCTGCTTCGCGCGTCGAGTTTTCTTTCAGTATATGATGATTTTACCCTCGTGAAGGTTACGCAATGACTGCCTTTCATTATCAAAACGATGAACTGTTCTGTGAAAATGTGCCTGTCGCCAAGCTGGCAGAAGAATTTGGAACTCCGCTCTGGATCTACTCCAAAGCGGCTTTCCTGGGGCGGCTGAAAGAAATTCAGGATGCGTTCGCTGAAGTTGATCCGGTCATCTGCTATTCCGTGAAAGCTAACGGCAATCTGAGTATTCTCAAGACGATGAACGACGCCGGCAGCAGTTTTGACGTCGTTTCTGGCGGGGAACTGTTCCGCGTTCAACAGGCTGGTGCAGACACGACCCGGGTGGTCTTCGCAGGAGTGGGCAAAACCGATGAAGAAATCCGCCAGGCCCTCAAAGCTGACATTCTGATGTTCGACGTCGAAAGCGAAGCCGAACTCGATGCCATCGCCGCCATCGCGGAAGAAGTGGGCTGCGTCGGCCGGGTCGCCCTGCGACTCAACCCGGATATTGACGCCAAAACCCATCACAAAACGACAACCGGCAAAAAGGGTAACAAGTTCGGTATGGACATCGAACGAGCCACCGAACTGGCAGACAAAGTCCTGAAGGACGATCGACTGGAACTGACCGGCATCCACATGCACCTCGGTTCGCCGATCCTCTCGACCGATCCCTATGCGAAAGCGGTCAAGAAAGGGGCGGAAGTCATTCAACAGCTGCGGGACAAAGGCCATAACACCAACTGGATGAATCTGGGGGGCGGTTTTGGGATCAGTTACAAAACAGACGAAGGTCCCTCAGCCCAGACTTATGCCGATGTCATCGTGCCCACAATTAAGGAGATCGGCTGCCGCCTGGCTTTGGAACCCGGACGCTTTATCGCCGGGAACTCCGGCATCCTGGTCAGCCAGATCGTCTTCACCAAGCGGGAAGGGGGCAAGCTGTTCTACATTCAGGATGGGGGCATGACCGATCTCGTCCGTCCCGCCATGTACGATTCCTATCATCGCGTCTGGCCCGTCAAACCCAAAGTCCCCATGCCTTTCGACTGTGAAGGGGAAATTGCAGGCTGTGAACCTGCCGATGTGGTCGGTCCGGTTTGCGAATCCTGCGATTATTTCGCTAAAGACCGCTATCTGCCCCCCATGGAGCGGGGCGATTATCTTTGCATGTTCAGCGCAGGTGCTTATGGCTCTGTGATGAGCAGCAACTACAACGCCCGTCCCCGCAGCGCGGAAATTCTGGTGGATGGCAGCGATTATCAGGTCATTCGCCGACGCGAAACCTACGAAGAACTGATCGCGCTGGAACAGGCTTAAGCTTCAAATTGGCTCTGTGACTCAACTTCCGAATCTGTTCAGAAGGCCAGATGCCGGGGGTCAGGTTATAACAGTTATCGGGTTCATGCCTGCTTTAATGCGCTGAGAGCAGGAAAGCGGGTCGGGGCCGCTTGCTTCGATTGGACCCTTATCGCCGTCAGAAACGATGATACTTGATACAGAAGCTGCCGTGGAGAATATGTCCATACGAATACCAGACAACAGATTTCTGTGAAGAGTCCATTGAAATAATTGAATTATGTTGTTTTGGGTAAGGTGATAAGAATAGTATATTAAAACTGTTACTATCAAT contains:
- a CDS encoding 2-phosphosulfolactate phosphatase, with translation MPAEIRTCFLPVLSQPEEFSGSVAVILDILRASSTMTYALNSGAEAIIPCQEIDEARALAEQMRSEGEQVLLGGERGGIQIEGFDLDNSPARYPAEVVGGKQIVFTTSNGTRALKRAIQARRILIGAFINLDVLLEILRESDGLIYLVCAGTDGVVTGEDCLCAGAIAAELVDQCETELVLDDCTRIVIDHYRTQIQQPDGLLQGVRASLGGRNLIRRGFEEDIRLCSQRGLISKVPEFNHQTGLITFSAG
- the purD gene encoding phosphoribosylamine--glycine ligase produces the protein MKVLVIGQGGREHALVWKLAQSESVSQVYCAPGNAGTQLDGTNVDISVSDIPRMVAFAKEESIGLAVVGPEVPLVAGMSDALRAEGIPVFGPSKAAAELEGSKSFAKQMMWKANVPTAKSETFNNFEAAEAYIEDREEQPLVIKADGLAAGKGVLICDTKQEALDAIKSLMKIKEFGDAGKTVIIEEKLIGQEVSILAIVSGSTIIPLETSQDHKAAYDGDKGPNTGGMGAYSPAPLVTESLMNEIIEKILVPMVNVMKIEERPFNGILYAGLMITNQGPKVLEFNVRFGDPEAQPVLMRLKTDLGQLLLAAAEERLDDIDPLEWDERPTVCVVMASEGYPGDYEKGRVIRGLAEAAALSDTKVFHAGTKMKDDQVVTDGGRVLGVTAIGDSISDAKLKAYQAVKCIRWDGAWCRKDISDKAR
- a CDS encoding aspartate-semialdehyde dehydrogenase — translated: MFDTVAIIGATGAVGHIMRKLLEDRNFQAKNFRFLASARSAGKTLEFQGKTYTLEELTKDSFEGVELVIASTPDDVAAEFLPSAVEAGAIVIDESGYWRMKPEVALVVPEINPEAALEAKGIIASPNCSTTQMVMALKPLHDASPVKRVIVSTYQATSGAGVAGTSDLLEGSRAYLEEKDYEYQVFPHPIAFNAIPQIGSEKEEGYTSEEMKMVYETRKILGDESIQVNPTCVRIPVANCHSETITVETERPISPEEARKLFSDFPGITVVDDLQNLSYPLPSTCDGSDEVYIGRIRRDISNPNGLTFWCVSDNLRKGAATNAVQIAELLAKHKACT
- the lysA gene encoding diaminopimelate decarboxylase is translated as MTAFHYQNDELFCENVPVAKLAEEFGTPLWIYSKAAFLGRLKEIQDAFAEVDPVICYSVKANGNLSILKTMNDAGSSFDVVSGGELFRVQQAGADTTRVVFAGVGKTDEEIRQALKADILMFDVESEAELDAIAAIAEEVGCVGRVALRLNPDIDAKTHHKTTTGKKGNKFGMDIERATELADKVLKDDRLELTGIHMHLGSPILSTDPYAKAVKKGAEVIQQLRDKGHNTNWMNLGGGFGISYKTDEGPSAQTYADVIVPTIKEIGCRLALEPGRFIAGNSGILVSQIVFTKREGGKLFYIQDGGMTDLVRPAMYDSYHRVWPVKPKVPMPFDCEGEIAGCEPADVVGPVCESCDYFAKDRYLPPMERGDYLCMFSAGAYGSVMSSNYNARPRSAEILVDGSDYQVIRRRETYEELIALEQA